In Microbulbifer agarilyticus, the DNA window CCTCTGTGCTAATTGGGATGTTTTGGCTTCCCTGCCGGTGAAGAATCCGGTGAAGAATTCGGTGACCAAACGGACAACTCGACGCCAGGGATATTATGCTCCCGCGCATCAAACACCGGCTCCTTAATACCGCGACGGAGCTGGGCCTCATAATCGGCAAAGACCTTTAGCGCCACCCCAGACAGCAACAAGATCGCCAGTAAGTTCGCCGACGCCATAAAGCCCATGGACATATCCGCCATATTCCACAACAGCGAAAAATTATCCGAGCTACCACTCTGTGCCACCCAGGCACCAAACAAGATAAAGCAGATATAGAGCGCCCGATAACAAAAGATAGATACACGGGTATGCCATAGATAGAAGATGTTGGTTTCCGCGTAGTAGTAATTGGCAATGATCGAGGTAAACGCGAAGAACAGCAGCGCAATCGCCAGGAAACCATTCCCCCAAGGGCCCACCTCACTGGCAAGAGCAGCTTGGGTCAGAGTCACCCCTTCCACAACACCCGCATACTCCACACCACTCAGCAGGATAATACTGGCCGTTGAAGTACAGATCATCATGGTGTCGAGGAACACCGAGGCCATTTGTACGTATCCCTGCACTACCGGGTGCTTAACGTCTGCAGCGGCACCCACGTTAGGTGAGGACCCCATCCCAGCCTCGTTTGAGAAGAGACCACGTTTGATTCCATTCGCTATCACCGCACCAAATGCCCCTGCGCCCATTTCCTGGGCACCAAACGCACTGCCGATAATCAGGCCAAACACCTCAGGTAAGCGCTCAATATTCAGCACCACAATGGCGAAGGCGATTGCGATATAACACAGCGCCATAATAGGCACGACGATACCCGCGAAGCGGCCGATGGAATGAATACCGCCGAACACAATCACGCCGGCCATCACCGCGATCACGCATCCTATCAACAATGGATTGATGCCCCATGCCTCGCGCACCGCGTCTGCCATGGCATTGGCCTGCACCGCGTTAAAGAAGAAGCCAAAGCAGATCACCAGAAAAATCGAGAATGCCACCGACAACCATTTCCAGTTTCGCCCAAGCCCCTTGTCGATATAGTACGCAGGCCCACCGCGGAATGTGCCCGGCTCATCGCCGGTTTCCTTGAAGGTCTGCGCCAGGGTGTTTTCGATCAAGCTTGTGGCCATGCCCACCAGCGCAACTACCCACATCCAGAAAACAGCCCCCGGACCGCCCGCGGTAATCGCTACCGCTACCCCGGCAATGTTGCCGGTGCCAACCCGCGCCGCCGCACTGGTTGCGAATGCCTGAAAGGAAGAGATTGAGTCGTCACTTTCTTTGTGAAAACTGTGTGCCATCACGCGAATCATGTGCACAAATCCACGTATCTGTACGAAGCCGGTCCGCACGGTGAAATAGAGGCCTGCGGGTAGCAGCGCGGCAATCAGGATACCGATCCACCAGATACCACCTACCCCGCCCCAGGTAATCTGGTTGCCTATGCTGATGACGGAATGGAAAAAATCTGAAAGTGCCTGCATAGGTATTTTCACTCTTGCGAACACATACGCGACGGCCCTGAACCGGGATAGTGCGCAGAAAAAGTATTGCGCGACAGCCGACGAAAATTTGGTCTATAGAATCAGTAAAGATCAGCTGCCGGAAAGCGCCAATGCCGCCCTTGTTACCGACGGGCGCTGACGTACAATATTGCCAAACCAGTCCGCCCAAACGACTGAAAAAAGAACAAGGAATCGACCCAACACTATGTCGTCTCGCAATGACTCTTCTCCTGCGCCGTCAACTCCCGGTAACACAACAACGGCTCCTTATGGCAGCTGGAAATCACCAATAACCGCAAACCTACTTACCGGCGGCAATGTCCGCCTCGGTGAGGCTCAGCTCTTTGGCGGCAAAGCCTATTGGCTGGAGTCGCGTCCAACAGAAAAAGGACGTTCCGCACTGGTGGAATGTGACTATTCGGACCCGGCAAGCCCCCAAACGAGAGACTTACTGCCAGCCCCCTTTAGTATTCGCTCCAAGGCTCATGAATATGGCGGTGGCGTCTACACCATCGGTGGTGGCCATGTCTATTTCGTGCTCGCGGCCGATCAGCGTATTTACCGAATGCCACTGGACGGCCATACCCCGGAAGCAGTTACCCCCGAAGGCCCATTCCATTACGCTGACCTGCAATTTGACGCGCCTCGCAAGCGTCTTATCTGCGTGCAGGAAGATAATTCAGCCCCTGACGCAGAAGCTGTGGCGCGGTTGATTGCCATTGACCTCAGACACCACGGCGAGAGTGATTCGACGCCCCCACAAACCCTACTGGCGGAAGGCGCGGACTTTTACGCATCGCCGAGTCTCAGCCCAGACGGAAAACAACTCAGCTTCCTGCAGTGGCATCACCCCAACATGCCGTGGGATTCAACAGAACTCTTGATCGCCGAATTCGATAAGGATGGCGGTATCCAGCAGGTGCAGAAAATTGCCGGCGGTGAAGGCGAGTCGATCTTCCAGCCCCAGTGGTCACCCAGCGGAGACCTGTTCTACGTTTCCGACAAGACCAACTGGTGGAATATTTACTGGGCGGGAAGCGACAAGCCTATCTGGGAAATCGACGCAGAATTCGCCACGCCGCAGTGGGTGTTCGGTATGTCCACCTATGGGTTCCTGGATGCAAATACAATCTTCTGCACCTACACCCAGCAGGGAATCTGGAAGCTCGCGCGCATCGACTTAAAGCGCGGGCGACACGCGCAAATTAACCACCCTGGGTGCGATTTTGAAAGTATCCGCTGCGGGCAAAACCAAGCCGTATTTATTGGCAGCGGCACAACGGATTTCCCCGCGGTTTATCAATACTCCGGCGCAAGCGATACCTTCCAGACGCTCGCAAGCAGCAGTTCGGTCCCGGTGGATGCCACGTATTTTTCGCCCGCGCAACCAGTAACCTACTCCGTTGGCGATCGCGAGGTACATGCCTTTTTTTATCCACCGCATAACCCGGGTTACCTGGCCCCCGCCGAGGAAAAGCCACCGATCATTGTGTTCGGACACGGCGGCCCCACCGGCGCCACTTCTGCCGGGCTCAACCTTAAAGTGCAATACTGGACCAGCCGTGGCTTCGGGGTTCTCGACGTCAATTACTCTGGTAGTA includes these proteins:
- a CDS encoding alanine/glycine:cation symporter family protein, translating into MQALSDFFHSVISIGNQITWGGVGGIWWIGILIAALLPAGLYFTVRTGFVQIRGFVHMIRVMAHSFHKESDDSISSFQAFATSAAARVGTGNIAGVAVAITAGGPGAVFWMWVVALVGMATSLIENTLAQTFKETGDEPGTFRGGPAYYIDKGLGRNWKWLSVAFSIFLVICFGFFFNAVQANAMADAVREAWGINPLLIGCVIAVMAGVIVFGGIHSIGRFAGIVVPIMALCYIAIAFAIVVLNIERLPEVFGLIIGSAFGAQEMGAGAFGAVIANGIKRGLFSNEAGMGSSPNVGAAADVKHPVVQGYVQMASVFLDTMMICTSTASIILLSGVEYAGVVEGVTLTQAALASEVGPWGNGFLAIALLFFAFTSIIANYYYAETNIFYLWHTRVSIFCYRALYICFILFGAWVAQSGSSDNFSLLWNMADMSMGFMASANLLAILLLSGVALKVFADYEAQLRRGIKEPVFDAREHNIPGVELSVWSPNSSPDSSPAGKPKHPN
- a CDS encoding S9 family peptidase, which encodes MSSRNDSSPAPSTPGNTTTAPYGSWKSPITANLLTGGNVRLGEAQLFGGKAYWLESRPTEKGRSALVECDYSDPASPQTRDLLPAPFSIRSKAHEYGGGVYTIGGGHVYFVLAADQRIYRMPLDGHTPEAVTPEGPFHYADLQFDAPRKRLICVQEDNSAPDAEAVARLIAIDLRHHGESDSTPPQTLLAEGADFYASPSLSPDGKQLSFLQWHHPNMPWDSTELLIAEFDKDGGIQQVQKIAGGEGESIFQPQWSPSGDLFYVSDKTNWWNIYWAGSDKPIWEIDAEFATPQWVFGMSTYGFLDANTIFCTYTQQGIWKLARIDLKRGRHAQINHPGCDFESIRCGQNQAVFIGSGTTDFPAVYQYSGASDTFQTLASSSSVPVDATYFSPAQPVTYSVGDREVHAFFYPPHNPGYLAPAEEKPPIIVFGHGGPTGATSAGLNLKVQYWTSRGFGVLDVNYSGSTGYGRNYRDRLENNWGLLDVEDVCAGAEYLVEQGLADPKRMLIKGGSAGGYTVLAALTFHNTFSAGASHYGIGDLTTLARDTHKFESRYLDKLVGPWPQAEDVYQQRSPINHIEQLECPVIFFQGLEDKVVPANQAETMVNALRGRGIPVAYITFAEEGHGFRAASSIEMALEGELEFYSRVFNFDLAKAGPGIQIDNLEENR